One region of Armigeres subalbatus isolate Guangzhou_Male chromosome 3, GZ_Asu_2, whole genome shotgun sequence genomic DNA includes:
- the LOC134222920 gene encoding uncharacterized protein LOC134222920 → MDDFIDYDIELLESEELVDLTQSCPSQNQPPKPASKKKRRMEFFSNDEKKLLISKVKSHPAIWSLQDPDHHNNGAIRMAWKQIAGELCRTPDQCKTAWIAIRESHRYRKRMMLKRSGSDGGEPLPGPSTEDLDWEFAEDLAFLPDISRKRKTFTTAQNGSSQIALERITGDANGNSQSNYCYQTHPSQRKPREDETVSILADNIAELIQHQKSTPQTDREEHPIVHKTALANIDRMLQQLPPHVIEDSLFEITTLLYNKIRLYRSE, encoded by the exons ATGGATGATTTTATTGATTACGATATAGAATTGTTAGAAAGTGAAGAATTGGTTGACCTTACACAAAGTTGTCCCTCTCAAAATCAACCACCGAAGCCGGCGTCTAAGAAAAAAAGACGGATGGAATTTTTCTCAAACGATGAGAAAAAGCTACTGATTTCAAAAGTCAAAAGTCATCCGGCAATTTGGAGTTTGCAGGATCCCGATCATCATAACAATGGAGCAATTAGAATGGCTTGGAAGCAAATCGCTGGTGAATTGTGCAGAACAC CTGATCAATGCAAGACGGCATGGATTGCCATACGGGAAAGCCACCGCTATAGGAAACGCATGATGCTGAAGCGGTCTGGTAGTGATGGTGGAGAACCCTTGCCAGGTCCTTCTACAGaagatttggattgggaatTTGCTGAGGATCTGGCATTTCTACCAGATATTTCGAGGAAGAGAAA GACATTCACGACGGCGCAGAATGGTTCTTCACAAATAGCGTTGGAAAGAATTACTGGTGATGCTAACGGAAATTCTCAATCTAATTATTGTTAT CAAACTCATCCATCCCAGCGCAAGCCACGAGAAGATGAAACGGTTTCTATATTGGCTGATAATATTGCTGAACTGATTCAGCATCAGAAATCCACACCGCAAACGGACAGAGAAGAGCACCCCATTGTGCACAAGACTGCACTAGCAAATATAGATAGGATGCTACAGCAGCTACCGCCGCACGTAATCGAAGATTCCCTATTTGAAATAACGACGTTGTTATATAACAAGATAAGGCTCTACCGTAGCGAATAG